The Lytechinus pictus isolate F3 Inbred chromosome 14, Lp3.0, whole genome shotgun sequence genomic sequence cctttcgatttcatggtattattatattataaaaaatgatttaaatgttatattctgtaaatatgtatattgaaccatcattgtaaatgtaaaaagattgaaagaggaaataaattaattgaattgaattgaaatgaacaggaatcaatattttatataaCAAGTCAATATGTATTATTTAAAGTAAATGGGATGTGACGGAAATCATCACTCGTTGCCATTCTTTCAACTGTCATCGCCTCTCTTGCGTCTCCTAGCTGGCGGATCTTCGCTAAGTTTGTAAAGATGGAGTTAGGCTGCAGGATAATCTACTGGTTTCTATTCTGTATCGGTGTTCCTGGTAACATTATCATCACGGCAGCCTATGCTATTAAAGCGAAGAAGAAGAGCACCGACATACTGATCTTGATACAAGCCTTGGTGGACTTGATCGCCTGTATCACCCCGCAACCTGATATGATCAATGACGTCTCCTCCTGCTTGGTAACAGCTGTCATTAGGATGACCACGTCTCTCGGCTCCCTGTTCTTGACGTTTGCCATTGCCCTTGATCGATTCGTAACCGTCTGCAGACCCTTCTCTCGTCAGATGACCAGGACATCGGCAACAGTACTTGCATTAGCCTGTTTGGGGTTCGCTTTCCTTCTCAACCTGCCTTCAGTGTGGTATTTTAATTTGCTAGACCTTGGCTCTAAAGGATGCATGTCTGTTGTTACGTCACCCCTCCACGTTCCTGTCAAGGTAATCCTAGTGGTCTCCTTTTCGGTCGCTGTAGCTGTGAGCTTGTTTTCTTACACTAAGATATACACCTTAATACGTCGGCAATCCAGAGTAAGGTCTGAGATGGGTGTTGATCTTAGAAGCCAAAGTGGTCCGTACAGATCATCTACGATGCCAACCATTTCTGGATCGGTCACCGAGTCTCTCCAGCGGACACGAATTGCGTGGAATGGGAACGAGACATCTACGAATGGACGGTCGACCCTCGTGTCCTGTAATCTGGAATCGCAGGATTCCGGCTATCTGGAAGTACCGTCCCTTATGAAACCAGGAACCGGTACGTCAGACCAACGCTCCAGCAAGATTGATGTGCCTATTGTTGAGAGTGTGGAGGTATCTGGAAGCACCGGAGAGGCCCAAGACCAGACCCCCTCATTAGTAAATAACAACGGGAAACAATTGCAAAGTAATGCCAAACCCAATCGAGTTCCAGGGCGTGCACACGGAGACAAGACCACCAAAATGCTCCTCGCAATAACCGTCTTTCTCATTGTAACCTGGTTACCATACGTTGTAGTTTTCTCTTTACCCACGGCTACCTATTTCTACCTTGTCACAGAGATCACCAATAAGCATGTGGTTTACTTTATCACTCGCATCCGGGGATTCAATCACATGATCAACGCCTTTATTTACTGGACGGTCAACCCTCACTTTAGGGATGATGTGCAGAAAATTTTCATCCGCCTGAAAAACTTGACCAAACGGTAACTAAGATTTTAAAATCATCGTGAAAAATATCATGATGATACCTACAAGAGCAAAAAAAGCACaccaaataaacaatataataaataaaaaaaatcctcgaATATCAAATGATAAACCATTGATATGATATATAGGTATTCCTTGGTTAATGGGACTAGGAAATTCTTTAAACCAACAGTTTTGGTAAGATTCACGGAAGTGACAATGTGCATGATCTCTATGGTGAACCGGTATCATCGAAGCCTTAGTATGAAGAACATTATTGGgatattattctttatttaaacGTGTTGTGGTGAATGTACAGTCGATATCCCCCGGAATTTACGCCAGTGTAGGCCTAAATAtgcaacaaaaataacaattattcAGTGCTTCAGTAACATCTATTTATAAAGTTCGGGTAAAATGAGgcaatcaaaataatttatttatttatttatgtatttatttatctaccaacttattattgataatatcattataatataataataataataatatagggtatttatattgcgcacatatccaccttgttaggtgctcaaggcgctcctatattacctggctaagctaggcgttcatagcgcacacagcttttaaggaattacttcctaccggtacccatttacctcacctgggttgagtgcagcacattgtggatcagtttcttgccgaaggaaattacgccatggctgggattcgaacccacgaccctctgtttcaaagtccgaagactaatccactgggccacaacgctccacgttattatcaattatcattgttattattattattattttttttttattggggggggggggttgaggggTCCTTCATTTATATATTCCCCATGATTAATGCGAATAGATAACtattagtgtagtaggtttcacggtacaccatgtatctttcttgggtaagtgttggtcctgaaaaggaccaccgaatctcgacgtttcgacaagtgtgttcgtGTCGTCCTTAGTAGAATGCTGTAAACAACACTtacccaagaaagatacatggtgtaccgtgaaacctactacactattcttcttcgccatggaaaccttcagaagttagaTAACTATTCTTATTCTTATTAGCATTTGTATGATTGTCAATAATATGGTGGCGTTTAAATTTATGTTACTCCATCAAATCCCATGTATATCTAACCTTATCTTTTCAGTCTAGTTCACAAAAATAAACCAGAGACAGAGAAGGAATGTGTCCTTTAAAGCCgcctcacacctgaccgaatgtaggcggacgaagggtgacgaatgggaaaaatgcACGCGAATATAAcgatttcaaataaattttccgtcaaatcatgcgatcagtaactattgtcaaattttatcaacgaatgttaagcgaaggataaatatgacatgcgaaggatatcgatttttcggttcatccctttgagtaaattgcagccgaaggcgagcgaagggttgatataacccaataaAATGAACGAACAatgagcaatggtttgatatggcgtgcgattagaaacgaagacgagggaatagatcgggcGTTCTTGTAcgtttgtgtcatcgtgttgcttaTTAAGGGTTCTTTCGcgatcggtccactttggcaaaagcgcaATGAGGGACTATGCGCAACAATAACACACGAATTATTACggcagactaaataagagatgcgaattcaaacagatgaccaacgatttttcaattggtcgggaaattttaaacatgttcaaaatttccgcgcgaatttgaataatcgcagctgttagttcagaaggtgtacgaacccaaacacgaagggtaaatataATTTAATATCAGTTACCATTAAAAcgatataaaaagaaataatgccTTTCGCCAGtcatcgcaaggcatatttcaggcaattcggttaggtgtgaggggcCTATAGAGTCACATTGATCTTTCTTGAAACACGCACAAAGAGCAAAAGGTTGAATATCTAGTTCCTGATACTTGTGAAATCGCTCGTCCACGTATACAAGatcaatttcatattcatcTTTAATGTCTACACAAAACTATACAATAAAGATATTTAAACATTTCAAGATTACCTAAAGCTCTGattaaaatgaagagaaaaaataaatcccCTTACATTCAAGGGTTCACATAATATTTGGGGATGGAAAGAAAGGCatcacaaaatacatgtatttattgttttatatataaaatcattGTATCGTATTTTATATGAATGTAATTGCATACTTTTCAGTGCGTGTGGGCTGCATGGGATGACTATT encodes the following:
- the LOC129276060 gene encoding uncharacterized protein LOC129276060, translating into MELGCRIIYWFLFCIGVPGNIIITAAYAIKAKKKSTDILILIQALVDLIACITPQPDMINDVSSCLVTAVIRMTTSLGSLFLTFAIALDRFVTVCRPFSRQMTRTSATVLALACLGFAFLLNLPSVWYFNLLDLGSKGCMSVVTSPLHVPVKVILVVSFSVAVAVSLFSYTKIYTLIRRQSRVRSEMGVDLRSQSGPYRSSTMPTISGSVTESLQRTRIAWNGNETSTNGRSTLVSCNLESQDSGYLEVPSLMKPGTGTSDQRSSKIDVPIVESVEVSGSTGEAQDQTPSLVNNNGKQLQSNAKPNRVPGRAHGDKTTKMLLAITVFLIVTWLPYVVVFSLPTATYFYLVTEITNKHVVYFITRIRGFNHMINAFIYWTVNPHFRDDVQKIFIRLKNLTKR